In one Mesotoga infera genomic region, the following are encoded:
- a CDS encoding 1-acyl-sn-glycerol-3-phosphate acyltransferase has translation MKKRLPGDKLLWRILRPIFRHPFIKRYNLHGIGLQTLPEPPFILIGNHAYFIDAVLIEALVSYPIVWAVASGNFSNPLSGPILRAGGAIRKRKGVPDLPAMRKMIEVVNAGGVLGLMPEGSVTWDGEFGEVPPGTAKFLDRLNVPVVAARMSGAYLTKPRWADHHRWGRIEVEFQSFEGKGALDYLSEASDWRWQEKKRIPFKGMRKAEGIEKIIWFCEECRSFQTVKAKGDSAECKRCGLTYTVDDFGYVSGRTVADILAVQRELLSDYMAEKGEIDAGEGVITELQIRTGNKSRFIGKVTLDRNDLRVGERCYSLSKIRGFSNFLKRINEFNYENSIMRLKTEISSLLLFWAQRYFSHSGES, from the coding sequence ATGAAGAAAAGACTTCCGGGCGACAAGCTTCTATGGCGAATCCTGCGGCCGATCTTTAGACATCCCTTCATTAAGAGATACAATCTCCACGGAATAGGTCTGCAGACACTGCCCGAACCACCCTTCATCCTAATCGGCAATCATGCATACTTTATCGATGCCGTTTTGATCGAAGCGCTTGTGAGTTATCCGATAGTCTGGGCCGTCGCTTCGGGGAACTTCAGTAATCCTCTTTCGGGGCCCATACTAAGAGCGGGAGGCGCAATTCGAAAGAGAAAGGGCGTCCCCGATCTTCCAGCCATGAGGAAGATGATCGAAGTAGTCAATGCCGGCGGGGTCCTGGGTCTGATGCCGGAGGGATCTGTGACATGGGATGGGGAGTTCGGCGAAGTACCGCCAGGGACAGCGAAATTCCTGGATAGGCTTAATGTACCGGTCGTCGCCGCAAGAATGAGCGGCGCTTATCTAACTAAACCAAGATGGGCCGATCATCACAGGTGGGGAAGGATCGAGGTTGAATTTCAGAGTTTCGAGGGCAAGGGAGCGCTCGATTATCTCTCGGAGGCCTCCGACTGGCGATGGCAGGAGAAAAAGAGAATTCCCTTCAAAGGCATGAGAAAGGCCGAAGGAATCGAGAAAATAATCTGGTTTTGCGAAGAGTGCCGTTCATTCCAGACAGTCAAAGCAAAGGGAGATTCGGCTGAATGCAAAAGATGCGGGCTCACATATACAGTTGACGATTTTGGTTATGTTTCTGGAAGAACTGTCGCCGATATCCTCGCCGTTCAAAGGGAACTGCTCTCTGATTACATGGCAGAGAAGGGTGAAATAGATGCCGGAGAGGGAGTAATAACAGAACTTCAAATTAGAACGGGCAATAAATCAAGATTCATCGGAAAAGTCACTCTGGACAGAAACGACCTTAGAGTGGGAGAGAGATGTTACTCGCTTTCGAAGATCAGAGGCTTCTCGAACTTCCTCAAAAGAATCAACGAGTTCAACTATGAGAATTCAATTATGAGACTCAAGACCGAGATCTCTTCACTTCTTCTGTTCTGGGCCCAAAGATATTTCTCCCATTCTGGAGAGAGTTAG